In Polynucleobacter ibericus, a genomic segment contains:
- a CDS encoding amino acid ABC transporter permease, whose protein sequence is MLSLDLGFYNWELFTNYIVKGLLFSVQLTVIATIGGIVVGTFLALMRLSGKPALVYPATFYINTMRSIPLVMVILWFFLLIPMLIGRPIGADLSATITFIAFEAAFFSEIVRAGIQSVPKGQMYAGEALGMTYGQNMRLVVLPQAFRNMIPVFMTQTIILFQDTSLVYAIGAYDLLKGFEIAGKNYGRPIETYILAAATYFVICFSLSKAVRAIQAKVAIIR, encoded by the coding sequence ATGTTGAGCTTAGACCTTGGTTTTTACAATTGGGAACTCTTTACAAATTACATTGTGAAGGGTTTGTTGTTTAGTGTGCAGTTAACCGTTATTGCCACCATTGGTGGCATTGTCGTTGGAACTTTTTTAGCCCTGATGAGGCTATCGGGTAAGCCAGCTTTAGTCTACCCCGCAACCTTTTATATCAATACCATGCGCTCCATTCCCCTGGTAATGGTGATCCTCTGGTTCTTTTTATTGATTCCAATGCTCATCGGTAGGCCTATCGGTGCAGACTTATCGGCCACCATTACTTTCATTGCCTTTGAGGCCGCCTTCTTCTCGGAGATTGTCAGAGCTGGCATTCAGTCGGTACCTAAAGGCCAGATGTATGCGGGCGAGGCCTTAGGAATGACTTACGGACAAAACATGCGTTTAGTCGTTTTGCCGCAGGCATTCAGAAACATGATTCCGGTCTTTATGACACAGACCATCATCTTGTTTCAAGATACGTCTTTAGTCTACGCAATTGGAGCCTATGATTTGTTGAAAGGTTTTGAAATTGCCGGAAAAAATTACGGTCGACCAATCGAGACTTATATTTTGGCCGCCGCTACTTATTTTGTTATCTGTTTTTCATTATCTAAGGCAGTGCGTGCCATACAGGCTAAAGTTGCCATTATTCGTTAA
- a CDS encoding tetratricopeptide repeat protein — MSSEIIQLLQKATQEIQANRLDSAKLSLEEALKIDSKHTEVLRHLGIVAAIRSDWDDALRFFDLAVQSDQNNFLALSNRGNILKLLMRFDEALQSYEAALLLNPSDVSALCNAATIFNLRHEYGLSLACSERASAISPDNVMAWEEIGKTYWLVKQYEKAIDAFNRVTAIDSSNLNAWLSKANIYAEDKQFDMAQVAYQRASEIAPHLDYLFGTKLQNALQMCDWSNLQDQTQYLINGIRQGLKVALPYNVFTLLDDPQLIKKAISIYANGVQGDIKREIISSYSNHQKIRLGYFSADFHDHPTAHLMAELFESHDREKFELIAFVFGRNQPDEMRSRLAKAFDQFIDVEHKTDREIAALSRELEIDIAIDLKGFTQEGRAPIFMYGAAPIQVSYLAFPGTMGTPCFDYVVADRILIPEDAQSDMVEKIIYLPNSYQVNDRNKQVSLSTKSREEHGLPSTGFVFCCFNNNYKILPAVLGGWIRILNAVEGSVLWLFADNPFAVANLKKEAALRGLNPDRIIFAERIPPAEHLARYKLADLFLDTTPCNAHTTASDALWTGLPVLTLVGKSFAARVAASLLNAVGLPDMVVETQEEYEVLALDLATHPEKLQEIKARLKGNLLTAPLFDTPLFTKNLENAYIEIYKRHQKAIPPEHIYIA; from the coding sequence ATGAGTTCCGAAATTATTCAATTGCTTCAAAAAGCAACGCAAGAGATACAAGCCAATCGGCTAGATTCTGCAAAGTTGTCTTTGGAAGAAGCATTAAAAATTGATAGCAAACATACAGAAGTATTGCGTCATTTGGGAATTGTTGCTGCGATCAGGTCTGATTGGGATGATGCCCTCAGATTTTTCGATCTTGCCGTACAGTCTGACCAGAATAACTTCCTTGCTCTGAGTAATCGCGGAAATATTCTGAAGTTATTGATGCGTTTTGACGAGGCCCTACAGTCCTATGAGGCGGCGCTTCTATTAAATCCATCAGATGTCAGCGCTCTATGCAATGCCGCCACTATCTTTAATTTGCGCCATGAATATGGGCTTTCACTTGCATGTAGTGAAAGGGCGAGCGCTATCAGTCCTGATAATGTCATGGCATGGGAAGAGATTGGTAAAACCTATTGGCTAGTCAAGCAGTATGAAAAGGCAATTGATGCATTTAATCGTGTCACTGCTATAGACTCTAGTAATCTTAATGCTTGGCTGTCTAAGGCTAATATTTACGCCGAGGATAAGCAATTTGATATGGCTCAAGTGGCTTATCAGCGAGCATCTGAAATAGCTCCTCACTTAGACTATTTGTTTGGTACAAAGCTCCAAAATGCCTTGCAGATGTGCGATTGGTCTAATTTACAAGATCAGACCCAATACTTAATTAATGGGATACGGCAGGGTCTGAAAGTAGCCCTTCCATATAACGTATTTACCCTGCTGGATGATCCTCAGCTTATTAAGAAGGCAATCTCAATATACGCTAATGGTGTTCAGGGGGATATCAAAAGAGAGATCATTTCCTCATACTCAAACCATCAAAAAATCCGCTTAGGCTATTTTTCTGCAGACTTTCATGATCATCCTACGGCCCACTTGATGGCTGAATTATTTGAAAGCCATGATCGAGAAAAGTTTGAGTTAATTGCTTTTGTATTTGGGCGAAATCAGCCAGATGAAATGCGCTCCAGACTTGCGAAGGCATTTGATCAGTTTATTGATGTTGAGCATAAAACCGATCGGGAGATAGCAGCCCTCTCTCGGGAGCTTGAGATTGATATCGCGATTGATTTAAAAGGCTTCACCCAAGAGGGTAGGGCGCCCATATTTATGTATGGAGCTGCGCCCATTCAGGTTAGCTACTTAGCATTCCCTGGAACCATGGGTACGCCATGCTTTGATTACGTTGTTGCAGATCGCATTTTGATACCAGAAGACGCCCAAAGTGACATGGTTGAAAAAATCATTTACTTACCAAATAGCTACCAGGTTAACGATAGAAATAAGCAAGTTTCCTTATCTACAAAATCGCGAGAAGAGCACGGCCTTCCTTCGACAGGCTTTGTATTTTGTTGTTTTAACAATAATTACAAAATTTTGCCTGCTGTATTAGGTGGGTGGATTAGGATATTGAATGCAGTAGAAGGTAGTGTGCTGTGGCTTTTTGCTGATAATCCCTTTGCCGTAGCTAACCTTAAAAAAGAAGCAGCGCTCAGAGGGTTAAATCCGGATAGGATTATTTTTGCAGAGCGTATCCCCCCGGCTGAGCATTTGGCAAGATATAAGCTGGCAGATTTATTTTTAGATACAACTCCTTGTAATGCCCACACTACAGCAAGTGATGCTTTGTGGACCGGGCTACCTGTTCTCACTTTAGTTGGAAAATCTTTTGCTGCCAGGGTTGCTGCGAGTTTGCTAAATGCCGTAGGGCTGCCAGATATGGTGGTGGAGACCCAGGAGGAGTATGAGGTTTTAGCATTAGACCTAGCAACTCATCCTGAAAAATTACAAGAAATTAAAGCACGACTAAAGGGTAATTTATTAACAGCACCTTTATTTGATACTCCGCTGTTTACTAAAAATCTCGAGAATGCTTATATTGAAATCTACAAACGACATCAAAAGGCTATCCCGCCAGAGCATATTTATATAGCTTGA
- a CDS encoding Do family serine endopeptidase yields the protein MLNRLWLIFAQSVTILLAAWFVITTLKPNWLSNTQMSSIVESVTLKEGAYDGSTISPGSYHDAVKKSMPAVVNIFTSKANTTSKTRKGNGNNSADPFFKFFFGDQPPDAEPSSSLGSGVLVSPEGIILTNHHVISDADEIDVALADGRKVKAKIIGSDPETDIAVLKIDAKQLPTPITLGKVESIHVGDVVLAIGNPFGVGQTVTSGIISALGRDHVGINTFENFIQTDAAINPGNSGGALVDTRGHLIGINTAIYSKNGGSMGIGFAIPINLAKQVMESILSNGSVTRGWIGVEPQNLSKELLESLGLPKNTSGVLLSGVLEGGPADKGGIKPGDVLTAVNGNSTKDVRQLLNQIAQIGPGNGATLKILRKDKELEIRVQAGKRPKPKTIN from the coding sequence ATGTTGAATCGACTCTGGTTAATTTTTGCGCAATCGGTAACCATACTCTTGGCTGCATGGTTTGTAATTACGACACTTAAACCAAATTGGCTTTCGAATACTCAAATGAGCTCAATCGTCGAGAGCGTCACTCTAAAAGAGGGTGCTTACGATGGCTCCACAATTAGCCCTGGGTCATATCATGATGCAGTTAAAAAATCGATGCCTGCTGTAGTCAATATTTTTACAAGCAAGGCGAATACAACATCCAAAACTCGTAAAGGTAATGGAAATAATTCGGCAGATCCTTTTTTTAAATTCTTTTTTGGTGATCAACCACCAGACGCAGAGCCCAGCTCCAGCCTAGGCTCTGGGGTGCTAGTAAGCCCCGAAGGCATTATTCTCACCAACCATCATGTCATCAGTGATGCGGATGAAATTGATGTAGCACTCGCAGATGGCAGAAAAGTAAAAGCCAAAATTATTGGTAGCGATCCAGAAACTGACATTGCTGTTTTAAAAATTGATGCCAAACAATTACCAACGCCGATCACACTAGGAAAAGTGGAGTCAATACATGTGGGTGATGTAGTACTCGCCATTGGCAATCCCTTTGGAGTGGGTCAAACTGTTACCTCTGGAATTATTTCCGCTCTTGGTCGCGATCATGTTGGCATCAACACATTTGAAAATTTTATTCAAACTGATGCAGCAATTAATCCTGGAAATTCCGGCGGCGCACTAGTAGACACGCGAGGACATCTCATTGGAATTAATACTGCTATTTATTCAAAAAATGGTGGCTCCATGGGAATTGGATTCGCCATTCCCATTAATCTTGCCAAACAAGTGATGGAATCCATTCTGAGTAATGGTAGTGTTACCAGAGGCTGGATTGGGGTTGAGCCTCAAAATCTATCTAAGGAGCTCCTGGAGTCACTGGGACTTCCTAAAAATACTTCAGGAGTACTTTTATCAGGTGTTCTAGAGGGTGGGCCCGCAGACAAAGGCGGTATCAAACCTGGCGATGTCCTCACTGCAGTTAATGGCAACAGCACTAAAGACGTCAGACAGCTATTGAATCAAATTGCTCAGATAGGGCCAGGCAATGGAGCAACTCTAAAAATCTTACGCAAGGATAAAGAACTAGAAATTAGAGTTCAAGCTGGCAAGAGGCCAAAACCAAAAACCATCAATTAA
- a CDS encoding amino acid ABC transporter substrate-binding protein translates to MFTPLMMVSSNAIAASATMDKIKSSGAVTMGVRESSIPMSYTTGDSRFDGYHVEICRMILGDIKDKLGMSTLRINYQPVTSQNRVPLVQNGTVDIECGTTTNNTARAKDVGFANTLYVEEVRIAVKANSGITSIAQLNGKKVATTTGTTSVQLLRKNEKATGVNFDEVFGKDHADSFLLLESGRADAFVMDGSILAGNIANSKNPKDFKIVGEVLATEPIAIMVPKNDPEFKAAVNAAIAKIVANGKMPGLWNKWFLSPIPPKNIVVGLELSPATKNAWANLNDKPAEDYNKK, encoded by the coding sequence ATGTTTACACCATTAATGATGGTGTCTTCCAATGCTATTGCTGCCAGTGCCACTATGGATAAGATTAAGTCCAGCGGCGCAGTCACTATGGGCGTTCGTGAATCCTCTATTCCAATGTCCTATACGACTGGTGATAGCCGTTTTGATGGCTACCATGTGGAGATCTGCCGCATGATTTTGGGCGATATTAAAGATAAGTTGGGTATGAGCACTTTGCGCATCAACTATCAGCCAGTGACTTCACAAAATCGCGTGCCATTGGTACAAAACGGTACAGTGGATATTGAGTGCGGTACTACTACTAACAATACTGCAAGAGCAAAAGATGTTGGTTTTGCTAACACTCTCTACGTTGAAGAAGTGCGCATTGCCGTTAAGGCGAACTCTGGCATTACTTCAATTGCTCAACTTAATGGCAAGAAGGTAGCAACCACTACCGGTACTACCTCTGTGCAGCTGTTGCGCAAAAATGAAAAAGCCACTGGCGTGAATTTTGATGAAGTATTTGGCAAGGATCATGCAGATAGCTTCTTGTTATTAGAATCAGGCCGTGCGGATGCTTTCGTGATGGACGGCTCAATTTTGGCGGGTAATATTGCCAATTCCAAGAATCCTAAAGATTTCAAAATTGTTGGTGAGGTACTGGCGACTGAGCCAATCGCCATCATGGTTCCTAAAAATGATCCAGAGTTCAAGGCTGCTGTAAATGCTGCGATTGCCAAGATTGTTGCAAATGGCAAAATGCCTGGATTGTGGAACAAATGGTTCTTATCACCGATTCCTCCTAAAAATATCGTAGTTGGTCTCGAGTTATCTCCAGCAACCAAAAATGCCTGGGCTAATTTGAATGACAAACCTGCGGAAGACTACAACAAGAAGTAA
- a CDS encoding amino acid ABC transporter permease has protein sequence MALDLGVFCKSTLDGEVVDHCFSSIFGLAQNADPSYLDWLMKAWGWTLAVAGLGLAIALILGAMMGTLRTLPDNGRVSRLLVRVSTAWVELFRNIPVLVQVFLWYHVIPAFVLPLKALPSYWLVSIALGFFTSARIAEQVRAGIQSLPSGQRAAATALGLTTPQAYRYVILPMALRIVIPPLTSESMNVIKNSSVAFAVSVPELTLFAMQAQEETSHGVEIYLAVTALYALSAFAVNRVMTLIEKRSRIPGFSVASNDASLAH, from the coding sequence ATGGCATTAGATTTAGGTGTTTTTTGTAAAAGCACCTTAGATGGAGAAGTGGTTGATCACTGCTTCTCCTCTATCTTTGGACTTGCTCAGAATGCGGACCCTAGTTATCTAGACTGGCTGATGAAAGCATGGGGCTGGACTCTAGCCGTAGCCGGCCTAGGATTGGCCATTGCGTTGATTTTGGGTGCCATGATGGGCACTTTGAGAACGCTACCTGACAACGGCAGGGTCAGCAGATTATTAGTTAGGGTCTCAACCGCCTGGGTTGAGCTATTTAGAAATATTCCAGTCCTGGTTCAAGTATTTCTTTGGTACCACGTCATTCCCGCTTTCGTTCTCCCCCTAAAGGCGCTCCCATCCTATTGGCTGGTTAGCATTGCATTAGGTTTTTTTACCTCTGCCCGGATTGCAGAGCAAGTTCGTGCAGGTATTCAGTCTTTGCCTAGCGGGCAAAGAGCTGCTGCAACTGCACTGGGATTAACAACGCCTCAAGCTTATCGTTATGTCATATTGCCGATGGCATTACGAATTGTCATTCCTCCGCTGACCTCGGAGAGTATGAATGTCATTAAAAACTCATCTGTTGCATTTGCTGTATCGGTTCCTGAGCTCACCTTATTTGCGATGCAGGCTCAAGAAGAAACCTCTCATGGCGTTGAAATTTATTTAGCCGTGACTGCTTTGTACGCCTTATCTGCTTTTGCAGTCAATCGCGTAATGACTCTCATTGAGAAACGCAGTCGAATTCCGGGATTTTCTGTTGCATCCAATGACGCAAGTCTGGCTCATTAA
- a CDS encoding tetratricopeptide repeat protein, producing the protein MNEATNSRDYEQALILLNSGQLMAGIELLVGLLKTNPRHKDSAQLLAQIANSLASKEQSIDLLNRCIEQGVASEILSYELGSHHLALGHFAEALDSLKRVLALNPLSFEALHDLGATYALMGKKKEARDFFLKAAAINDQSADLLYNLGRLYDDQYEHDQAINFYQKAVSADPLHAEAWINLAIDLSAFKKYSEALVCFEKAYALNPKIEFLYGDCIYTRMRMCLWDGMQEAEHRLADGINQSEKIISPLPISALIDSPAINQKAATLFAQCNYPGNPRLGSIPKHTNQKIRIAYFSPDFHEHPVSYLTAEIFELHDRSQFEVYAFSFGKETNDSMRQRLQASFDQFIDIANKTPEEITLLSREMRIDIVIDLCGYTENARSEIFALRAAPIQISYIGFLGTMGADYMDYLIADEVIIPSELRNFYSEKIIYLPSYQANDSKRAPGSKIFKKVDFGIAEDQFVFCNLNNVFKITEFIFDAWLRILKSVDHSALLLFGENPEAISNLKSHALSSGIDPKRLIFMERQPRADYLAHYGIVDLFLDTYPYNAGATASDALWMGTPVLTLQGSSFPSRIASSLLVQLNLPELIHQSIESYEAQAIKLGSQPHRLAEIKKKILANKASSLLFNAKTFVQNLERALVEAQSLSANNHAPKDIKI; encoded by the coding sequence ATGAATGAAGCCACGAACTCACGCGACTATGAGCAAGCTCTGATCCTGCTGAATTCAGGCCAATTGATGGCAGGCATTGAGCTATTGGTGGGACTATTAAAGACCAATCCTAGGCATAAAGATTCCGCTCAATTGCTAGCCCAAATCGCTAATTCTTTGGCTAGCAAAGAACAATCTATTGATTTGCTTAATCGCTGTATTGAGCAAGGGGTTGCTTCCGAAATACTTTCTTATGAGCTAGGATCACACCATCTTGCCTTGGGACACTTCGCAGAGGCCTTGGATTCCCTTAAAAGAGTATTAGCACTAAATCCCCTGAGCTTTGAAGCTCTCCATGATCTGGGTGCTACCTACGCCCTTATGGGGAAAAAGAAAGAGGCCCGCGATTTTTTTCTAAAGGCTGCCGCTATTAACGATCAATCTGCTGATTTGCTATACAACCTTGGCAGGCTTTATGACGATCAATACGAGCACGATCAAGCAATTAATTTTTATCAAAAGGCAGTGAGCGCAGATCCTTTGCACGCAGAAGCATGGATCAATCTTGCTATTGATTTAAGTGCGTTTAAAAAATATTCCGAAGCCTTAGTTTGCTTTGAAAAAGCTTATGCTCTTAATCCTAAAATTGAATTTTTATATGGGGACTGCATATATACCCGAATGCGCATGTGCCTATGGGATGGAATGCAAGAGGCAGAACATCGATTAGCCGATGGCATTAATCAAAGTGAAAAAATTATTTCACCACTACCAATATCGGCACTCATTGACTCCCCAGCCATAAATCAAAAGGCTGCAACCCTGTTTGCACAATGCAACTACCCAGGCAATCCTAGATTAGGGTCAATTCCAAAACACACGAATCAGAAAATTCGTATCGCTTACTTTTCACCAGACTTTCATGAACATCCGGTTTCTTATTTAACGGCAGAAATCTTTGAACTACACGATCGTAGTCAGTTTGAGGTCTATGCATTTTCTTTTGGTAAAGAGACCAATGATTCAATGCGTCAAAGACTGCAAGCCTCATTTGATCAATTCATTGATATAGCCAATAAAACCCCCGAAGAAATTACTCTCTTATCCAGAGAGATGAGAATAGATATCGTAATTGATTTATGTGGTTACACCGAAAATGCTAGATCTGAAATCTTCGCACTTAGAGCAGCGCCTATACAAATCAGTTACATCGGATTTTTAGGGACAATGGGTGCTGACTATATGGATTACCTCATAGCCGATGAAGTCATTATCCCTAGCGAGCTCAGAAATTTTTATAGCGAAAAAATTATTTACTTACCTAGCTATCAGGCAAATGACTCCAAACGAGCACCTGGAAGCAAGATTTTTAAAAAGGTAGATTTTGGGATTGCAGAAGATCAGTTTGTTTTTTGCAACCTCAATAATGTCTTCAAAATTACTGAGTTCATTTTTGATGCTTGGTTAAGAATATTGAAAAGTGTAGATCATTCCGCTTTGCTGCTCTTTGGCGAAAATCCCGAAGCTATTTCTAATCTAAAGTCGCACGCCCTCAGTTCGGGCATCGATCCAAAACGACTCATCTTTATGGAGCGTCAGCCCAGGGCTGACTATCTTGCTCACTATGGAATAGTTGATCTATTCCTGGATACTTACCCCTATAACGCAGGAGCAACCGCCAGCGATGCACTCTGGATGGGCACTCCAGTGCTCACTTTGCAAGGATCCTCTTTCCCGAGTCGCATTGCCTCCAGCTTGCTAGTACAACTCAATCTACCCGAATTAATTCATCAATCCATTGAGAGCTATGAGGCACAGGCAATCAAACTAGGCTCACAACCACACAGACTGGCTGAAATAAAGAAAAAAATACTCGCCAATAAAGCAAGCTCGCTTCTCTTTAATGCCAAAACATTTGTACAGAATCTTGAGCGGGCTCTTGTAGAGGCGCAATCACTATCTGCAAATAATCATGCACCTAAAGATATAAAAATATAG
- a CDS encoding amino acid ABC transporter ATP-binding protein — translation MIELQNVSKWYGSFQVLTDCTTSIKKGEVVVICGPSGSGKSTLIKTINALEPFQSGQISVDGIDLHDPKTNLPRLRARVGMVFQHFELFPHLSITENLTLAQIKVLGRSADEAKNHGLKYLERVGLIAQKDKFPGQLSGGQQQRVAIARALSMDPIVMLFDEPTSALDPEMVGEVLDVMVKLANEGMTMCCVTHEMGFARKVSHRVIFMDQGRIIEDCSRDEFFGNPDARSPRAKDFLSKILPG, via the coding sequence ATGATTGAACTTCAAAACGTTTCTAAATGGTATGGCTCCTTTCAGGTTCTGACGGACTGCACCACGTCAATCAAAAAAGGAGAAGTAGTAGTCATTTGCGGCCCCTCTGGTTCGGGAAAATCAACTCTCATTAAAACTATCAACGCACTGGAGCCATTTCAGTCCGGTCAAATCTCAGTTGATGGTATTGATTTGCATGATCCCAAAACGAATTTACCGAGACTCCGCGCTCGCGTAGGAATGGTTTTCCAGCACTTTGAACTTTTCCCCCACTTAAGCATCACCGAGAATTTAACACTTGCTCAAATCAAGGTATTGGGACGATCGGCTGATGAGGCAAAAAATCACGGCCTGAAATATTTAGAGCGTGTCGGATTAATTGCGCAAAAAGATAAGTTTCCCGGCCAGCTATCCGGTGGACAGCAGCAGCGCGTGGCGATTGCTCGCGCCCTGAGTATGGATCCGATTGTGATGTTATTTGATGAGCCTACCTCTGCCCTTGACCCTGAAATGGTTGGTGAGGTGTTGGATGTGATGGTGAAGCTTGCCAATGAGGGTATGACGATGTGCTGCGTTACTCATGAAATGGGTTTTGCACGCAAGGTTAGTCATCGAGTCATCTTTATGGACCAAGGGCGAATCATTGAGGACTGCAGCAGGGATGAGTTTTTTGGCAATCCGGATGCGCGTTCACCAAGAGCTAAAGACTTCTTGTCCAAAATACTCCCCGGCTAA
- the petA gene encoding ubiquinol-cytochrome c reductase iron-sulfur subunit: MSDKPCMDKDRRNWLIATSAVGGVGAAAALYPFVDSFEPSERAKAAGAAVEIDITGMQPDEMRMVEWRGKPVWVVRRTPEQVAELSKIDNELADPNSLRDPAQFTPPYAQNQWRSIKPEYLVVVGICTHLGCSPTAKFESGAQPSLPNNWPGGFLCPCHGSTFDMAGRVFKNKPAPDNMEVPPHMYLSDTKILVGEDKKA; this comes from the coding sequence ATGAGTGACAAGCCCTGTATGGATAAAGATCGCCGTAATTGGCTGATCGCCACTTCGGCGGTAGGAGGCGTAGGAGCAGCCGCAGCCCTTTACCCTTTTGTTGACAGTTTTGAGCCTTCAGAGCGTGCGAAAGCCGCTGGAGCTGCTGTTGAAATCGATATCACTGGCATGCAGCCAGATGAAATGAGAATGGTTGAATGGCGCGGGAAACCGGTTTGGGTAGTTCGTCGCACCCCAGAGCAGGTTGCTGAGTTATCCAAAATTGATAACGAATTAGCCGATCCAAACTCATTGCGTGACCCAGCCCAATTTACACCTCCTTATGCCCAGAATCAGTGGCGCTCCATTAAGCCTGAGTACCTTGTAGTTGTTGGTATTTGCACCCACCTAGGTTGCTCTCCAACAGCCAAATTTGAATCCGGCGCTCAGCCTTCCTTGCCTAATAATTGGCCGGGTGGCTTCCTTTGCCCATGCCATGGCTCGACATTTGATATGGCCGGCCGTGTGTTTAAAAACAAACCAGCACCAGACAACATGGAAGTGCCGCCTCATATGTATTTGAGCGACACCAAAATTCTGGTTGGCGAAGATAAGAAGGCCTAA
- the mscL gene encoding large conductance mechanosensitive channel protein MscL: MSVLKEFRDFAVKGNVIDLAVGVIIGGAFGKIVDSLVNDIVMPVISTLLGGHIDFTNLFIVLGHVPEGVPRTFDALKKAGVPIFAYGNFITISINFLLLAFVIFQMVKVVNRIRLMDAPPPPPAPEDVVLLREIRDSLKK, from the coding sequence ATGAGCGTTTTAAAGGAGTTTCGGGACTTTGCTGTTAAGGGAAATGTGATCGATTTGGCGGTTGGCGTCATTATTGGCGGCGCTTTTGGAAAAATCGTGGATTCCCTGGTAAACGACATCGTTATGCCTGTTATTTCCACCCTTTTAGGGGGTCATATCGACTTTACTAACCTTTTTATTGTCCTCGGCCATGTGCCTGAGGGTGTGCCCAGAACTTTTGATGCCCTTAAAAAGGCTGGTGTACCCATTTTTGCCTACGGCAATTTCATCACCATTTCCATTAATTTTTTACTTTTAGCCTTTGTGATTTTTCAAATGGTCAAAGTGGTGAATAGGATTCGCCTCATGGATGCGCCGCCTCCACCCCCGGCTCCAGAAGATGTTGTTTTGCTACGCGAGATTCGCGATAGCCTTAAAAAATAA
- a CDS encoding porin, which produces MKKSLFALAATTAFAGAAQAQSSVTVYGLLDMGYVGYNTRAANGLTTNGAPSGVVSKTTGNAFSASGESTSRLGFKGTEDLGGGTSAFFTIELGLTPNGAQAVNSGGTQNRQTFVGLKKNGVGQFALGTQYTVIHAAVAATDPGQANNISGNLIYPAVTEGAGSSENSTGAAYTVRTNNQLSLKSDTFAGFRANAMIVANNKNQNQTTATVATANNSAAALTSNSISGGINNQNGWGLGVDYTIQKFYATANYQALTSKQAYNPTTTYNATGVAGNNVTTTAASAVTNAGFPTTGYVGGASTPGTNVQDNQFYVAATYDFGILKAYAQYINRKVSAQQNSGWFSKRSAEQIGVRSYITPTIEAWASGGLGRYNGYGSNSANLTAWQIGSNYWLSKRTNLYAIYGQAGTSNTSFPTAANGTATTGLNNPSSNNISNYAVGVRHTF; this is translated from the coding sequence ATGAAAAAATCGCTATTCGCTCTCGCAGCTACAACAGCATTTGCTGGTGCAGCTCAAGCTCAATCAAGCGTAACTGTATATGGCCTGTTGGATATGGGTTATGTTGGTTACAACACACGTGCTGCTAACGGCCTCACAACTAACGGCGCTCCATCAGGCGTTGTAAGCAAGACTACTGGTAATGCATTCTCCGCTTCTGGAGAGTCCACATCACGTTTAGGCTTCAAAGGTACTGAAGACTTAGGTGGTGGTACTTCTGCATTCTTCACTATCGAACTCGGTTTGACACCTAACGGCGCTCAAGCTGTTAACTCCGGTGGTACACAAAACCGTCAAACTTTCGTTGGTTTGAAAAAGAATGGCGTTGGCCAATTCGCTTTGGGTACTCAATACACAGTTATCCACGCAGCTGTTGCAGCTACTGACCCAGGTCAAGCTAACAACATCTCTGGTAACCTCATCTACCCAGCTGTAACTGAAGGCGCTGGCTCTTCTGAGAACTCAACAGGTGCAGCGTACACAGTTCGTACAAACAACCAGTTATCTTTGAAATCAGATACATTTGCTGGTTTCAGAGCAAACGCAATGATTGTTGCTAACAACAAGAACCAGAACCAAACTACTGCAACTGTAGCAACAGCAAACAACTCTGCTGCTGCTTTGACTTCTAACAGTATCAGTGGTGGTATTAATAACCAAAATGGTTGGGGCTTAGGCGTTGATTACACAATCCAAAAGTTCTATGCAACTGCTAACTACCAAGCATTGACATCAAAGCAAGCTTACAACCCAACAACTACTTACAATGCTACTGGTGTTGCTGGTAACAATGTTACTACTACTGCTGCCTCTGCTGTTACTAACGCTGGTTTCCCAACCACTGGTTATGTAGGTGGTGCTTCAACTCCTGGTACTAACGTACAAGACAACCAGTTCTACGTTGCTGCTACTTATGACTTCGGTATCTTGAAGGCATATGCTCAGTACATTAACCGTAAAGTTTCTGCACAACAGAATAGCGGCTGGTTTTCAAAACGCAGTGCAGAGCAGATCGGTGTTCGTAGCTACATCACTCCAACTATCGAAGCTTGGGCATCTGGTGGTTTGGGTCGTTACAATGGTTACGGTTCCAACAGTGCTAACTTGACAGCATGGCAGATTGGTTCTAACTACTGGCTCAGCAAGCGTACTAACTTGTACGCAATCTATGGCCAAGCTGGAACATCTAACACTTCATTCCCAACAGCTGCGAATGGTACAGCAACAACCGGGTTGAATAATCCCAGCTCTAACAACATCAGCAACTACGCTGTTGGCGTACGTCACACTTTCTAA